The following are encoded in a window of Acidimicrobiales bacterium genomic DNA:
- a CDS encoding glycogen debranching N-terminal domain-containing protein, which translates to MEVSVGPAVVSTHFDDEVVVCELNAEMSGTKEQGYFAADTRLVSGYRLKLGGARPTLLNGAATAHHSARFELTNPALVGAGGAEIPERCLHLRLDRTTGPGIHEDYDLTNQSRDHVIVDLEVSIESDFADLFDVKAHRRVRRGSIHGVWDEASGRLTTRYANGAFERAIVLEVANNDSAPEFANGGILFRVELASGASWHACLFWMPVIDGAERRVTRPCHQLVAADSVHEVARRRWVEKATIIETSNPGVTVALRQAVDDLAGLRLHHHDDEAGADPENDDLDAWVPAAGIPWFVSLFGRDSLTVAFQTFAMSPRFALGSLRALGALQAEGYDDRRDMQPGKIEHEVRHGELAALHLIPHTPYYGGHETTTLYVLVAAEAWAWHGDRQALEAIRPHVERALAWIGADGDIDGDGLQEYQRRCPEGYYNQGWKDSGDGIVMADGSLAKLPIALCEHQGLVVAAKRAWAKVVETAFGDKALAAGLRSEADRLAGAIEE; encoded by the coding sequence GTGGAGGTATCGGTCGGACCGGCGGTGGTGTCCACCCATTTCGATGACGAGGTCGTCGTGTGCGAGCTCAACGCCGAGATGTCGGGCACCAAGGAGCAGGGCTACTTCGCGGCTGACACCCGCCTGGTGTCGGGCTACCGGCTCAAGCTCGGCGGCGCGCGGCCCACCTTGCTCAACGGGGCCGCCACCGCGCACCACTCGGCACGCTTCGAGCTGACGAACCCGGCCTTGGTGGGCGCCGGGGGCGCCGAGATCCCCGAACGTTGCCTCCACCTGCGCCTGGACCGCACCACCGGGCCGGGCATCCACGAGGACTACGACCTCACCAACCAGAGCCGGGACCACGTCATCGTCGACCTCGAGGTCAGCATCGAGTCCGACTTCGCCGACCTGTTCGACGTCAAGGCCCACCGGCGCGTCCGCCGCGGCTCCATCCACGGTGTCTGGGACGAGGCGAGTGGACGGCTCACCACCAGATATGCCAACGGGGCCTTCGAGCGCGCCATCGTCCTGGAGGTGGCCAACAACGACTCGGCGCCCGAGTTCGCCAACGGCGGGATCCTGTTCCGCGTCGAGCTCGCTTCAGGGGCGTCGTGGCATGCCTGCCTGTTCTGGATGCCGGTGATCGATGGTGCCGAGCGGCGGGTGACCCGACCGTGCCATCAGCTCGTAGCGGCCGACTCCGTCCACGAGGTGGCCCGACGGCGCTGGGTGGAGAAGGCGACCATCATCGAGACCTCGAACCCGGGGGTGACCGTGGCCCTGCGCCAGGCCGTCGACGACCTGGCCGGGCTGCGCCTGCACCACCACGACGACGAGGCCGGAGCCGATCCGGAAAATGACGATCTCGACGCCTGGGTGCCGGCCGCCGGCATCCCGTGGTTCGTCAGCCTCTTCGGGCGTGATTCCCTCACCGTGGCGTTCCAGACCTTCGCCATGTCACCCCGCTTCGCCCTGGGAAGCCTCCGGGCCCTGGGCGCCCTGCAGGCCGAGGGCTACGACGACCGCCGCGACATGCAGCCCGGCAAGATCGAACACGAGGTGCGCCACGGGGAGCTCGCCGCCCTGCACCTCATCCCCCACACCCCCTACTACGGCGGCCATGAGACCACCACGCTGTATGTCCTGGTGGCGGCGGAGGCCTGGGCCTGGCACGGGGACCGCCAGGCCTTGGAGGCCATCCGCCCCCATGTCGAACGGGCCCTGGCCTGGATCGGGGCCGACGGCGACATCGATGGCGACGGGCTCCAGGAGTATCAGCGCCGCTGTCCCGAGGGCTACTACAACCAGGGCTGGAAGGACTCCGGGGACGGCATCGTCATGGCCGACGGATCGCTGGCCAAGCTGCCGATAGCTCTGTGTGAGCACCAGGGGCTGGTGGTGGCGGCCAAGCGGGCCTGGGCCAAGGTGGTCGAGACCGCCTTCGGTGACAAGGCCCTGGCAGCCGGGCTGCGCTCGGAGGCCGACCGGCTGGCCGGCGCCATCGAGGAGC